The Nycticebus coucang isolate mNycCou1 chromosome 10, mNycCou1.pri, whole genome shotgun sequence sequence TCAGTCAATTCTCTGTCCTCATCTTACTTGACTAGTCAGCATTTGACACCAGCTGATGACTCCTCCtccctgaaatattttcttatctgtCTTGGGTTCCACATGTTACACTCCGCTGGAGTCTTTTCAGACTCACTGACCTCCCTTTCTATTCTCTGTTTCTGGCTCCTCCTCATTCACTGACTTCTAAACCTGGCAACGCCCCAGTGCTCCTCTCCATCTGCATTCACTGATTTGGTGGTCTCAGACAGTCTCACATCCAAAGCATCACCTATGAGCTGAAAGCTCCTAAATATCACCAGGACTCTGTGAATTGCAGCTTCACATGTCCAGCCATGTGCCTAATTGACACCCTTTCCTGAATATCTAGTAAGCATCACAAAATTAACATGTCCGGAAACAAGCTTGCAAATGTTGCccctccagcccccaccccaaTTTATTCCCTTCAATTGTGTCCATTTCAGtgaataacaattttattttttccaattactTAGGCCCAAAGTCTTGAAGTCTTCTTTGCCTCTTCTTATGATCACCCCATGTCCATGTTGGGAACTTCCATTGGTTCTATTTTCCAGTAAACTTCTCACCATCTCCACTGCTAGCACCCTGGTCAGAGGTTCTGTGCTCTCTTGCCTCGATGAACAACTACAGTGATATCTTAGCTAGTCTCACAACATTTTCCCTTGCCTCCCtcccttttatttattcctaGCAAAGCAGCCAGAGAAATCCTATAAAAGGGAAACGTGCAATatctttaagttttaaaagtCCCTTAAGTGCTTTGCCATAAAGAAGCTAATGAACTTAGGATGGTATAATAATTGTGGTTATAGTTTCTTCTACTACTGTGTGTTTTTGAGCACTCAGCATTTAAACACTTGGATTGGTAAAATTAACTACACTTATGGcatcctgtagcacagtggttggttctcaaccttcctaatgccacggccctttaatacagttcctgtgggtcatgacccacaggttgagaaccattgctgtaGCATGTAAACTGCAGTATGTTGCAGCAGTTTGAAACTGTTGGAACTGTTTCTCAGGGTATCTCAGTTACTGTATATGACATGTGGTTGTCTGAATATTATATAAGGGTAGCTTTGTCAATTTGAGTTGTAAATATTTCTAGAGTttgatgtattattttaaataaaaataaacataaatagaaGTTCCATTACTTTCTTTGCACATGTCAATAGAATACCTTGTGCGGTCACTAGGGTTTGGAGACTGCTGTTTACAGAAAACTTTCATATTTCAAAAAGGGAAACATACAAGATCAAATAGTTGTCCTGTGCATAGAGGATAGGTGATGCAATGAGGCCTTATCTTTTGCTTAAAAAACCCACAGGGCAGCTAGGTAATAAAAGGTAAAAGATaggcagggatggtggctcatgcctgtaatcttagcgctTTGGGAgctcaaggtgggaggattgcttgaggtcagaaattggagactagccagagcaacaTAGCCAGTCCTTCTctatatataaaatggaaaaattagctgggtatgatggcatgatcctgtagtcccagtctcagcctccctcagctagtagggaggctgaggcaagaggatcacttgagcccagaagtctgaagctgtagtgagctattatgacactactgtactctagcctgggcaacagaggtaagactgaaaagaagaaaagaaaagaaaaagaaaggaaaggaggaaggaaacaaggaaaagagTAAAGCTGGTCATATTTAAACAGAAGGTGAGAGATCTAAGAtgtggagtttttcttttttttatggctatGGAAAAATATAATAGTTTACCTCAGCAATCTGAAGCTCTCAATAAAGCAATCAAAAAAGTATTGACACTGTCATCAACCTGATCaattcctgttttctttcccCAACAGACTGCCACTGAGCCCTGTCTAGCTAAGTTTGGTGAGTAACATATCTAGTATGCCTTTCTTgacatttcttagttttaaagCAAGAAAGCAGGTGCCAGTGCTTTTGAGAAAGCCTgtattatgttttattaattttcaactACTATTTATAATTGCTTACCACGTGCTTGGCAGTTGTCTAGGAGCTAAGGCTTTCAGAGGCAAACCACTCAGGCAAGCCCATGCCTGATAAAGCTCACATTGAAGGCCTCATCTCTGGGAAGGAAAGGACAGCACTCTTATAGAGTGTGGGAATCTGAGCTCCAGAAATGTTTTCtaatactgtgttttaaaaagcACATGTTTCAGATGTCTGCAGCCTTTCCTCACAATCTCTCTCACATTTCCCTTGTTGCCAATGTCCAGTGGAGTACATGAGAGGGTGCCGCTGCTGCTTCTGATGAGAATGCGAGCCTGACTACTTCCCTTACTCCTTTCTCCTCTGATCTTAGCTTCTGAGTATTTTTCCCCTAGAGTCACCTGATATTTGCTTAGGAAAAAATACCCTAAAGTTTGCATTTATACTGAGCCTTACATTATTTCTTAGAATATATACAAAAcctcaaataaatacatttttgattGTTTACAGGTTTCAGGTCAAACACACTTGTTCAGCGAAGAGCAGAACATTTCTAGAGTTATATCTTCAACTCCTGTTGCTTGTATCACCACGTTTCCTTGGCTTATGGGAATCAGGACATCTCTCTTTACTTatctctgtgttttgtttttgcttttccagTAAGTGGAATGGAATTCATGGTGTGCTTTAAATTCTGTCTTGATGTAGTAAAAGAACCACACTAAAAGTGATGCTAAGGTGGCCTTTGTGACCACTTGCACAGAATTAAATAGGAGAGCTGGTGATAAGTCTTCCTAGTGACTTGTCTAATGCCTTTCAtatttcaaagaggaagatatTTACTGAGCTCAGAGTTCATTGCAGATctagggagactttgtctcttgcTCTAGAGATCACTCCTTCATTCTCCTCTAGAATCTATCTTCATAGTCcaatattaattatttatatatgaatGAGAATGAGAATATAATGAGaattcatatataaaatgaagtgttacCTCTTCCAGGATATATTCTTATTGAGGTTTCTTTTTAATGATGGGACAAAGAATTTTCCCCCTAGTACAAAAATTATGGCGAATTAGAGGACAAGTAAGTATGCTGGGTGGTAAGAACACAACCTGTGGCCCTGAAATCACACTACTGTATAAAACCAATTAATGTTaggtaaatatttaaattctacaCATacctgagaaaatgaaaatgaatggcTTGGTCTTAGTCCTTTTCACCTCTTTGGGTCAGTATTAAACCAGAGGTATTTACATTTAAACAATCAAGTGATTTCTATTTATAAACTCATGAATTTACCAATAGCTGTTTTGAAGGGTTTAGATAATGAGTTCCCAAGTGAATCTTGAAGGATACATACCTATACAACTGAGAACAGCTGTAATTTAGACACGAAGCCTCTAATTCAGGAATGTAGAAGTATCATTCAcccaaaaaatgtttattgaacacctactaggTCCCAGAAACTCTTTTAGCTGCTGAAGATACAGCAATGAACAGAAGAAAGATACATTTGTCCTGAAAGATGTTATATTCAAGTGGATATAAGAtagacaataaacaaatgaacaacttTATAATGTGCTAGATGCTGGCATCttctataaaaaaagtaaagcaggATAGAGGGAAAGAGTGATAggaaagcactttttaaaatatagattgaTTAGGGAAAGTCTCACTGATAGTGAAACGGTAGTATTTACACAGAAAAGGCACGGAAAGGCATGGATTGCCAACCCTCGTTGTTAAAATTCTGGTGTGtgattcttctttcccttcctctcttcttccttttctttcctctcttcaacaaatattaattgacAAGAAATGCGGAGTAGCttagttcatttttctattccaAATTCATTTCATAGAGCTCTTGGAGATATACTTAGGATTTGAAAATGCTTTAACAAGGAGcagatacataaaatattaaacttaTGCTTGAAAAGAACTAGTATGGACCGGGTAAAGAAACAGCTTGTAGGTGGTAAAAAATTAACTGGAAGAGGGTGAACTAAATAATGAACTAActatgctttctatttttttctctcccttgtaAATTTCTTACAGGACCATTACCCTCAACATGGCAGATGACACCTCGTGAACCTCCATGTGTGAATAGTTTACCTGACTGGAAGCTGGAGATACTTCAGAATGGACTGTATCTAATTTATGGCCAAGTGGCTCCCAGTACAACCTACAAGGGTGTAGCTCCTTTTGCCATGCAGCTCCGTAAAAATGAAGCCATGATACAAACTCTAACATACAATTCCACAATCCATAATGTAGGAGGGACTTATGAATTCCATGCTGGAGATATAATAGACTTGATCTTCAATGATGAACATCAGGttctaaaaaataatacatactggGGGATCGTTTTGCTAGCAAATCTCCGATTCATCTCCTAGAGACTCAATTTGGTCTCTCCATCCTCTTTAGCATGTGCAGAAATACTGGTGGGTGGTTTGGAGGGGGCAGATTTTCAATGCCTGCAGTATGTATAGAtaacacacatcaacacaaacagAACTCTTCTCTGTGTGAATTTTCATCTCTCATGCTTATCTGAAAGAGACTCAGAAGAAGAGCTAAAGACTTTTGGTTACTTCTGATGTCGGGTCTGAAATAATATTAATTGATGATAAAATACATATAGGTAGGAAAGGACAGAAGATTTTCAAAGAATTATTGTCTGATCTTTGAATCCATGGATGGAATAAAATGAAGTCCTATTCCCATGGAAGCTTTACCTGGTATGCAAAAATGATCCAGGGCAATAGTCTGGCcttgttctcaaattcctgggctactTTACTTCATTCTTCCCATATCCTCATCTTCTGAGACCCTCCTAATAAAAAATATGCAGACTGGTAGGGTGGCCCCAGATGTGCCAACAACACCCTACTTTAGACATGATTATGCGAGAAAATAGAGAACCCTCTAAGAATTATTGGAATAGAGGGACAGGTGACATGAAATGGGATATACATCATCTTGGAATTTCCCTTGGTTTCATCATCCTCAAGATGCAAAGTGTTTTATAAAACTAGCTGATCAATGAGATTTTTCTGAACCTTAACCTGTGGTTTCATGAAAActcatttttatgtgtgtgtgtataaatattgcCATTTGTAAAGAAAATGTAACCATCGTAATCATTAGATTCAACCCCAGAAATTTGTATGTATGTGTTACCATTATTGTATATCATGATATACAATACCATAGCTTTTCAAAAAGCATTGAAAAGCATGGCTTTGCATGGTTTGCAAAATGCTTTTGTATATCATATAGCAACTGTATTCAGTTAATTGAGCAGGCATTTTTGGGAAAATTTTAACCATGAGAATATGGAGGCAGATGGAGTACAGGCAACTTTCCACAACTTATAGAACAAGTGACTCACAGAGCCCATGGGTTTTGCACTGTGTCACACTGTCTCAGCTTTAGAATTGTTATTTCTGCTATCATGTTCTAAGTCTATGCAATTTAGCAAACTCAATTTTCAGGGAACATATTCCCCTTCAGCTTAGGGTGGGTAGGGTGAAACTACAACAGCTTCTTCCTTTACCAggaaacttcttttcctttcctaacCTGGAGCAGGAAGCCCCAAGATGCTGGTCAGGGCTTCCCCCAAC is a genomic window containing:
- the TNFSF18 gene encoding tumor necrosis factor ligand superfamily member 18; the protein is MSLNHMENMPLNNSSLQGAQRSSWKPWIICMPAVLILSLCFIIIPIFYSFQTATEPCLAKFGPLPSTWQMTPREPPCVNSLPDWKLEILQNGLYLIYGQVAPSTTYKGVAPFAMQLRKNEAMIQTLTYNSTIHNVGGTYEFHAGDIIDLIFNDEHQVLKNNTYWGIVLLANLRFIS